CCATCTAAGAATATGGTGCTGATGTGGCAGGAAACAAAGTATTAAATCCATGTAAGCTGCATAAGGGAGCTAGGTGGGTCAAATGCCACGTGCTTATGTGGCAACTGGGCATCATATTTGATGGCTTGTCAACACCTAAAAATCAGACCGAATGTTTTAAGTTTTTGCCTAGCAAACTTCACCCAgtaaaatctttttctttttcctttcatgtaattacaaattttcttttatttatagtaGTATCTTAGTTTAAGGTGAAGATATTACTAAATTTGTCTCCTACTTATCTCAACTGTTACAACTTAAGTGGCATCCTTATTAATTCCCATGGCCtcattatgaaataaaattacagATACTAATAATTCATTCTTAAAGGCAaattcttattcaaaatttgagatacatacataataaatttataatatcttggtaagttttaatttctaataattGGATGAGTTTTTGGGAATtcatgaattttgatttttaaatttaaagaataatcaaattggaagaatttaattatgaatgttaataaaattatttacatgtGGTGAGGGAAGGAAGGTAGGTGAAATGGCAAAAGAACTAAAAAGGGAAAATGGAGTGACAGCATAGCACTAATGGGGGAATCAAAACAGCATGAAAGATCTCAAAGGCCACAAGAACTTGTGgctcaaaatttttaaacattggCTGATGTGTCATTCCCCACTGCTTTAAACCCCGTCTTCGTTTTCACCATACTGCCTTTCTCATCTTCCACGTCTGGTCGAACAAAAAAACCAGACAGTCTGATTCCAACTACAAACATAAACATTAATTATTGTAAAGTGAAACAACTGCGTAGATTTTGCTTTTCTAAGGAGAACAAGAATGTCAGAAATTAAAGACTCTGCTATAAAGTTGTTTGGTAAGATGATTCCATTGTCAGCAAAGTGTAATTGTGATGATAAGTTTCCTTCTGCTGCTGATGATTTTGAAGACTCTTGTGATCACAACTTTGAAACTTCTTTTCGTGAAGACACCCCTAATATGGAACTTCTACCCGATGATGAGGTATGAATATTGTGTGTGCCactgtttataatttattgtgttTCTGTTAATTCTGTGAGCTTCTCATGTTTCTATTTTCCGAGTCTCTGGGCATCCCATTTTTTAGAGGTAGCGCGTTTTGTTAATGGGTTAATTTCAGTTTCTCAAAAGATTAAGAGGAAATATGGACTTCAGTTTAGTCTCAAAAGATACTtgcatattttccttttttattttttttgtcgcTGTATTTTAGTCCTTCTGGAATAATTTGAATGGTTTTTGTTTGAAGATTTCGTCGCCTAAAATTATTTCGCAGCTGCTTTGCAATACAGTAGCTTTCACATGTCTCTTCGAAGGAATTTATTCGTTAATACAGCGTAAAAACTTTTGGATGAACCAGTTATCAGAAATAAGGTCCTTTGAAATCCAAGTTTGAAAACATTAACAgctgagaaaaaaaataaaaaaactgtcAGTTCAAAGCTTCTGATCGACTCAATACAggtttttggttgttttcataACACTATAGGAAATCTCAAATTTACCAagtatcttcttcttcttcataccTCTCAGATTACCTTTTTGTTGTACGGTCTCTCCATGTTCATTTGAGCGGtgttgaataaattataaatttccaCAAAATGAATACAGTATGTAAAGTTCTTCGAATTCTCTGTTTCTAGTTAACTGGAATTGAATTCGGTTTCTCACTTATCTCAATTCTTAGCATAACTTTGAAGAATAAAAATGTACAACAGACTGAAATTAACGATAGACTTATGCATCAGCATGAAGTAGAATTTTCGTTCATCACAATCATTTTTCCATAATTACTTCTTATTCAAGCCTTTACAAAATATTGCTGGGTAATTAGTTAtgatatagataataatttatctaattggaAGTGTTTATCATCAAAATTGTAGGAAAAATCAAAAGGCCAAGTGATTGAGGATAAACAGGATGATGGTTCCTCTGAACAGAATAAACTTGACTTGAAAGATCCAACCACATCATCAGTTATTAGCGATAATCCCAAAACTCCCTCTTTTGACAGAGAAACTTCATCGCTGAAAGGCTCCAAGAATGGAGAACAAAGTGAGACAAGTACTTCGCAGGGAAAACCATTGAAAAAGCCGGACAGGATACTTCCATGTCCTCGATGCAACAGTATGGATACCAAATTCTGTTACTACAACAATTACAATGTCAACCAGCCCCGCCATTTCTGCAAAAACTGTCAGAGATACTGGACTGCCGGAGGAACCATGAGGAATGTGCCCGTAGGTGCTGGTCGCCGCAAGAACAAAAGCTCTTCAGCTTTGTATTATCGGCAAATTATGATTTCAGAAGCTGTCCGTACAGTTCAGGCCAATGTTGCAAATGGAGTTCATAACCCCTCTTTCGGAAATAGTACTTTCCTTAACTTTGGTTCAGATTCTCCACTCTGTGAATCTGTGACTTCTGTTTCAAGCCTTTCAGATAAGAGACAAAATTGTGTTCGAAATGGGTTCAATAATAGACCTGAACAAAGAATTCTAGTATCTCATGGAGAAAGAGATAATGGGGAGAATTGCTCGAGTAGATCTTCGATAACAGCTTCAAATTCTTCGGAAAAGGGAGGAAATTGTGGTTCACAAGAAGCAAGGactaaaaattatcaatgtTTTACCCCTCAGGTGCCTTACTTTCCAGGGTCACCTTGGCCGTATCCGTGGAACTCTCCAATGCCTCCTCCAACTTTGTACCTGTCAAGCTTTCCCGTGCCATTCTACCCAGAAACATCTTATTGGAGTTGTACAATGCCAGGGAATTCGAATATGCCTTGTGTCTtcccatcatcttcttctctaaGCCAATATACCCCAGACTCTACCTCCGCTACTCTTTCCTTGGGGAAACATTCAAGGGATGGGAACATAATTAATCCTAGAAACTCTTTAGAAAAAGAACCCTCAAAGCCTTCCAACAATCCAGAAAGATCTGTTTTAGTTCCAAAGACTTTGCGGATTGATGATCCCAGGGAAGCTGCAAAGAGCTCAATATGGGCAGCAGTTGGGATTAAGGGCGACAAGACCAACTCTGGGGAAGGCCTATTTAAGGGCTTTTAGTCAAAGGGTGATGACCGAAATTTTATTAGTTCTGAAGCATCAGCCGTGTTGCAGGCGAACCCGGCAGCCTTGTCACGGTCACTCAATTTCCATGAGAGCGCATAAGGAGAAGAACCGAGATTGAGTAATAAACTTACTACTTGTGTGCAGCTGCTAACAATGCCACCTTTTCTCCCTTCATGTTTTAGGATCACAATTGACTAACCAACCTCAATGCAAGAATCTGTTGGGGAAGCTACCCAAATCCCAACATAAAGGAAGACTGGGGAAAAATCCACAtccattcatatatatatatatatatatatatatatatatatatatatatataaaatcttttacaAGCTCATATATATAGTTGGTTTGGTGACCTGTAGCATAATGAACCAGATGGTTTGTCTAGCAAGTATCTTTATGCACCGTACATATCCATATATGGGAGATTGTGAGATACATAGCTAGAAACAAGGGagaattttggatgaaaaatgttCCAAATGGTGTACCATAAACGTGCAAAACCTTAATCAAGCACTTTTCACTGCTTTTTCCTTGAGCTTCCAATAAATAATAtggattttaattttgcttattttcaattcaaagtACTCTCTACCTTAAGTTTCTGATTGTTGATCGCTTGGAGTCTTTGTCCAAGTATCGAACTAGCAGTTGCTAGATTCTCGAACTACAggactcctttttttttttggatgatgCCAGTGTTGCAAAGGGTtgaatgtaaataaaattagaggtgagagcaaaatcatcaaaatggttctgaaaaagaaaaaaatgagagataGAGGCAGTGGCagattcaaataaaagaaaagttagtGTAGGGCCTCGTTTTAGTTGATAAGCTTGGATTTATATCACAAAAAGTCTAGGATCTTTCCCTTTCAATATCAAAGAATCCAAACAACTTACTAAAAGGCTCAAAAAGTTTACTTTTTCTTCCTTgctttccctttcttttttagTTTCCTCTTATACcttttccttttgctttttcctttttctcttaaGATGATTTAGAACTTAggcaaagcactatttcccacccaagttttagcatAATCTCAAAAGCACATGCGacaattgaaaaactcaaatatctatctataaactaacttctattaaaattattagttagagaaaagagaaaaatcgtcattttctcctaaaccctaaaaatttataacattccCCTCCccctttagtttgaaaaactaacatttttcttcatgtgattaattttgaaaagtgacattttcctcCCATTCAAATTTCATGGTGAATGATTGCAGCTCTCTCCCTCCTGACGATGACTCTCCCTCCAACGCCTTCTCTTTGTCCAAATGCCTCTCTCTCTAATTGGATTTCGTCTAGATTCAATGAAACTAGATGAAACCCTTTGTCTAGATGACAAAGGCATCATCCAGATAAATCATCGTTGTCTGGATGACTATGATGGTTCCAAACCAAGGGTTCGTCATCTCCAACGTCTACCCTTGGTCTTACACACATTAATGGGTCAGGTTGGACCTTAGGCCCACTCATTAATGGACTCTAGGCCCACACAGTAATGGACCTTCGAGTTGGGCTAGCCCGTGGATTTTTTAAGGCTGAAAGCCAAACCCTACGTATATAGGGCTAGGCTGGACCTTAGTTGGGTTGGccaatttaaacaattttttttaattttaattaaaaattttaaacaaaaattatttttcaattattaaaaccgaagacagtactttaaacattttatttataatctctcgcTTATGATGGATGAATATCGTGGTTACATGATCAAAAAtgttataagtttataaaataatacaaataaattaatttacatattgtattattacaaacataaataaaatatatatatcatactatTTATCTATCCG
This sequence is a window from Mangifera indica cultivar Alphonso chromosome 5, CATAS_Mindica_2.1, whole genome shotgun sequence. Protein-coding genes within it:
- the LOC123216262 gene encoding cyclic dof factor 1-like, with protein sequence MSEIKDSAIKLFGKMIPLSAKCNCDDKFPSAADDFEDSCDHNFETSFREDTPNMELLPDDEEKSKGQVIEDKQDDGSSEQNKLDLKDPTTSSVISDNPKTPSFDRETSSLKGSKNGEQSETSTSQGKPLKKPDRILPCPRCNSMDTKFCYYNNYNVNQPRHFCKNCQRYWTAGGTMRNVPVGAGRRKNKSSSALYYRQIMISEAVRTVQANVANGVHNPSFGNSTFLNFGSDSPLCESVTSVSSLSDKRQNCVRNGFNNRPEQRILVSHGERDNGENCSSRSSITASNSSEKGGNCGSQEARTKNYQCFTPQVPYFPGSPWPYPWNSPMPPPTLYLSSFPVPFYPETSYWSCTMPGNSNMPCVFPSSSSLSQYTPDSTSATLSLGKHSRDGNIINPRNSLEKEPSKPSNNPERSVLVPKTLRIDDPREAAKSSIWAAVGIKGDKTNSGEGLFKGF